The Brachionichthys hirsutus isolate HB-005 chromosome 3, CSIRO-AGI_Bhir_v1, whole genome shotgun sequence genome has a window encoding:
- the snx10b gene encoding sorting nexin-10B, producing the protein MLQVVSVWVRDPRIQKKDFWHAYMDYEICLHTDSLCFNKKLSRVRRRYSEFVWLRQKLQENSMLMVKLPELPPKNPFFSLNNAQQITERMNGLQKFLEQILQSPLQLSDSCLHLFLQSELSVSKMQACAAGTTSYSVAQAVQRCGLRRFHSEGDLHKDLDTSCDSD; encoded by the exons ATGCTGCAGGTCGTCAGCGTCTGGGTCCGAGACCCGCGGATACAAAAGAAGGATTTCTGGCACGCCTACATGGACTATGAAATTTGTTTACAT ACCGACAGCTTGTGCTTCAACAAGAAGCTCTCTCGTGTGAGAAGAAGATACAGCGAGTTTGTTTGGCTCAGGCAGAAGTTACAAGAAAATTCAATGCTAAT GGTAAAGCTCCCTGAGCTGCCTCCAAAGAACCCTTTCTTCAGCCTGAACAACGCCCAGCAGATCACAGAGCGGATGAATGGCCTCCAGAAGTTTCTGGAACA GATCCTCCAGAGCCCTCTGCAGCTGTCTGACAGCTGCCTGCATTTGTTCCTGCAGTCAGAGCTCAGCGTTTCCAAAATGCAGGCCTGTGCCGCTGGAACGACTTCCTACTCTGTGGCTCAGGCAGTCCAGCGCTGTGGACTGAGGAGATTTCACTCTGAAGGAGATCTGCACAAGGACCTGGACACATCATGTGACTCTGATTGA